The following are from one region of the Nicotiana tomentosiformis chromosome 7, ASM39032v3, whole genome shotgun sequence genome:
- the LOC104094451 gene encoding protein kinase dsk1-like isoform X2, which translates to MDEITILKQIAECDPDDKKCVVKLLDHFKHSGPNGQHVCMVFEYLGDNLLTLLKYTDYHGLPIHMVKELCYHVLVGLDYLHRQLSIIHTDLKPENVLLCSTIDPSKDPRKSGKPLILPNHKDKTTLESGALNGYITSNGNLTKNQNKKIRRKAKQAAQCYVNDQLDSSFNVNRLSHADAATGCGKECEGPKRGSHSTRRKLLEGVDLKCKVVDFGNACWTYKQFTNDIQTRQYRCPEVILGSKYSTSADLWSFACICFELATGDVLFDPHSGDNFDRDEDHLALMMELLGMMPRKIALGGRYSRELFNRHGDLRHIRRLRFWPLKKVLIEKYEFSEQDAKDMADFLVPILDFVPEKRPTAAQCLLHPWINAGPRLLEPSLPDTQSKAIDTLNSVQTKKQNEETEAMEVGMGKMAINKDTRSFRSYSVKF; encoded by the exons ATGGACGAGATCACTATTCTAAAGCAGATTGCGGAATGCGATCCGGATGATAAAAAATGTGTCGTGAAGCTATTGGATCATTTTAAGCACTCAGGTCCAAATGGACAACATGTGTGTATGGTTTTTGAGTATTTGGGCGACAATCTCTTGACGCTTCTCAAGTATACTGATTATCATGGACTGCCTATTCATATGGTTAAAGAGCTCTGTTATCACGTTCTAGTGGGATTGGATTATTTGCATCGACAGCTTTCTATCATACACACCGATTTGAAACCAGAGAATGTACTGCTCTGTTCCACAATTGACCCATCTAAGGATCCCAGAAAATCTGGAAAACCTCTTATACTTCCTAATCACAAGGATAAGACCACGCTCGAGTCTGGGGCTCTAAACGGTTATATAACCTCAAACGGAAATTTGACTAAGAACCAAAATAAGAAGATTAGAAGAAAGGCCAAACAAGCAGCTCAATGTTATGTGAATGATCAGCTTGATTCTTCTTTTAATGTTAATAGATTGTCACATGCTGATGCTGCAACAGGCTGTGGGAAAGAATGCGAGGGTCCTAAGAGAGGAAGCCATTCGACAAGGAGGAAGCTGTTAGAGGGTGTTGACCTGAAGTGCAAAGTGGTTGACTTTGGGAATGCTTGTTGGACATACAAACAGTTTACAAATGATATTCAAACTAGACAGTACAGGTGTCCTGAAGTTATCCTCGGATCTAAATATTCAACCTCAGCAGATCTTTGGTCCTTCGCTTGCATTTGTTTTGAGCTTGCAACTGGTGACGTTCTATTTGATCCTCACAGTGGTGACAACTTTGACAGAGATGAG GACCACTTAGCACTAATGATGGAGCTTCTAGGAATGATGCCACGGAAA ATTGCCTTGGGTGGTCGCTATTCACGTGAGTTGTTCAATAGACATGGTGACTTGAGGCACATCAGACGGTTGCGCTTTTGGCCGTTAAAAAAAGTTTTAATAGAGAAGTATGAATTCAGTGAGCAAGACGCAAAGGACATGGCCGATTTCCTGGTCCCGATACTTGATTTTGTCCCAGAGAAACGGCCTACTGCAGCTCAGTGCCTTCTTCATCCGTGGATCAACGCTGGTCCACGCCTGTTAGAACCTTCCTTGCCCGATACACAATCTAAAGCTATTGATACTCTAAACTCTGTCCAAACCAAGAAACAGAATGAAGAAACGGAGGCAATGGAGGTCGGAATGGGGAAAATGGCTATCAACAAGGACACGAGAAGTTTCAGAAGTTACTCAGTCAAATTCTGA
- the LOC104094451 gene encoding uncharacterized protein isoform X1 produces the protein MEESNQDQRLNAAALVAEEEEVEESSDDCTSEDEGTDDYRRGGYHAVRIGDSFKGGRYVVQRKLGWGHFSTVWLAWDSLMSQFVALKVQKSAQHYTEAAMDEITILKQIAECDPDDKKCVVKLLDHFKHSGPNGQHVCMVFEYLGDNLLTLLKYTDYHGLPIHMVKELCYHVLVGLDYLHRQLSIIHTDLKPENVLLCSTIDPSKDPRKSGKPLILPNHKDKTTLESGALNGYITSNGNLTKNQNKKIRRKAKQAAQCYVNDQLDSSFNVNRLSHADAATGCGKECEGPKRGSHSTRRKLLEGVDLKCKVVDFGNACWTYKQFTNDIQTRQYRCPEVILGSKYSTSADLWSFACICFELATGDVLFDPHSGDNFDRDEDHLALMMELLGMMPRKIALGGRYSRELFNRHGDLRHIRRLRFWPLKKVLIEKYEFSEQDAKDMADFLVPILDFVPEKRPTAAQCLLHPWINAGPRLLEPSLPDTQSKAIDTLNSVQTKKQNEETEAMEVGMGKMAINKDTRSFRSYSVKF, from the exons ATGGAGGAGAGTAATCAAGATCAGCGGCTGAACGCGGCGGCGTTGGTGGCGGAGGAGGAGGAAGTGGAGGAGAGCAGTGATGATTGTACTTCGGAGGATGAAGGGACTGATGATTACAGGAGGGGAGGGTACCATGCGGTTCGAATAGGAGATAGTTTCAAAGGAGGTCGGTATGTTGTTCAGAGGAAACTTGGTTGGGGTCACTTTTCTACCGTTTGGTTGGCTTGGGATTCTCTCATGTCC CAATTTGTAGCATTGAAAGTACAAAAGAGTGCACAACATTACACGGAGGCAGCAATGGACGAGATCACTATTCTAAAGCAGATTGCGGAATGCGATCCGGATGATAAAAAATGTGTCGTGAAGCTATTGGATCATTTTAAGCACTCAGGTCCAAATGGACAACATGTGTGTATGGTTTTTGAGTATTTGGGCGACAATCTCTTGACGCTTCTCAAGTATACTGATTATCATGGACTGCCTATTCATATGGTTAAAGAGCTCTGTTATCACGTTCTAGTGGGATTGGATTATTTGCATCGACAGCTTTCTATCATACACACCGATTTGAAACCAGAGAATGTACTGCTCTGTTCCACAATTGACCCATCTAAGGATCCCAGAAAATCTGGAAAACCTCTTATACTTCCTAATCACAAGGATAAGACCACGCTCGAGTCTGGGGCTCTAAACGGTTATATAACCTCAAACGGAAATTTGACTAAGAACCAAAATAAGAAGATTAGAAGAAAGGCCAAACAAGCAGCTCAATGTTATGTGAATGATCAGCTTGATTCTTCTTTTAATGTTAATAGATTGTCACATGCTGATGCTGCAACAGGCTGTGGGAAAGAATGCGAGGGTCCTAAGAGAGGAAGCCATTCGACAAGGAGGAAGCTGTTAGAGGGTGTTGACCTGAAGTGCAAAGTGGTTGACTTTGGGAATGCTTGTTGGACATACAAACAGTTTACAAATGATATTCAAACTAGACAGTACAGGTGTCCTGAAGTTATCCTCGGATCTAAATATTCAACCTCAGCAGATCTTTGGTCCTTCGCTTGCATTTGTTTTGAGCTTGCAACTGGTGACGTTCTATTTGATCCTCACAGTGGTGACAACTTTGACAGAGATGAG GACCACTTAGCACTAATGATGGAGCTTCTAGGAATGATGCCACGGAAA ATTGCCTTGGGTGGTCGCTATTCACGTGAGTTGTTCAATAGACATGGTGACTTGAGGCACATCAGACGGTTGCGCTTTTGGCCGTTAAAAAAAGTTTTAATAGAGAAGTATGAATTCAGTGAGCAAGACGCAAAGGACATGGCCGATTTCCTGGTCCCGATACTTGATTTTGTCCCAGAGAAACGGCCTACTGCAGCTCAGTGCCTTCTTCATCCGTGGATCAACGCTGGTCCACGCCTGTTAGAACCTTCCTTGCCCGATACACAATCTAAAGCTATTGATACTCTAAACTCTGTCCAAACCAAGAAACAGAATGAAGAAACGGAGGCAATGGAGGTCGGAATGGGGAAAATGGCTATCAACAAGGACACGAGAAGTTTCAGAAGTTACTCAGTCAAATTCTGA
- the LOC104094449 gene encoding large ribosomal subunit protein eL24 isoform X1 — MVLKTELCRFSGGKIYPGRGIRFIRSDSQVFLFLNSKCKRYFHNRLKPSKLTWTAMYRKQHKKDIAQEAVKKRRRATKKPYSRSIVGATLEVIQKKRTERPEVRDAAREAALREIKERIKKTKDEKKAKKAEVMAKSQKGGGKGNMSKGAAGKGPKLGGGGGKR; from the exons ATGGTTCTCAA GACGGAACTCTGTCGTTTCAGCGGTGGCAAGATATACCCGGGGAGGGGCATCAGATTTATTCGTTCAGATTCTCAG GTGTTCCTGTTTCTTAACTCAAAATGCAAGAGATACTTCCACAACCGCCTGAAGCCTTCCAAGCTTACATGGACAGCCATGTACAGGAAGCAGCACAAGAAG GATATTGCACAAGAAGCTGTCAAGAAGAGGAGACGCGCCACAAAAAAGCCTTACTCTAGGTCCATTGTGGGTGCAACCTTGGAGGTAATCCAGAAGAAGAGAACTGAAAGGCCAGAAGTTCGAGATGCTGCTAGGGAGGCTGCTCTTCG TGAAATCAAGGAAAGAATCAAGAAGACAAAGGATGAAAAGAAGGCTAAGAAAGCAGAGGTGATGGCAAAGTCACAGAAAGGTGGAGGGAAGGGTAATATGTCAAAGGGAGCTGCAGGAAAAGGCCCTAAGCTTGGCGGCGGCGGTGGAAAACGCTAA
- the LOC104094449 gene encoding large ribosomal subunit protein eL24 isoform X2, producing MTELCRFSGGKIYPGRGIRFIRSDSQVFLFLNSKCKRYFHNRLKPSKLTWTAMYRKQHKKDIAQEAVKKRRRATKKPYSRSIVGATLEVIQKKRTERPEVRDAAREAALREIKERIKKTKDEKKAKKAEVMAKSQKGGGKGNMSKGAAGKGPKLGGGGGKR from the exons at GACGGAACTCTGTCGTTTCAGCGGTGGCAAGATATACCCGGGGAGGGGCATCAGATTTATTCGTTCAGATTCTCAG GTGTTCCTGTTTCTTAACTCAAAATGCAAGAGATACTTCCACAACCGCCTGAAGCCTTCCAAGCTTACATGGACAGCCATGTACAGGAAGCAGCACAAGAAG GATATTGCACAAGAAGCTGTCAAGAAGAGGAGACGCGCCACAAAAAAGCCTTACTCTAGGTCCATTGTGGGTGCAACCTTGGAGGTAATCCAGAAGAAGAGAACTGAAAGGCCAGAAGTTCGAGATGCTGCTAGGGAGGCTGCTCTTCG TGAAATCAAGGAAAGAATCAAGAAGACAAAGGATGAAAAGAAGGCTAAGAAAGCAGAGGTGATGGCAAAGTCACAGAAAGGTGGAGGGAAGGGTAATATGTCAAAGGGAGCTGCAGGAAAAGGCCCTAAGCTTGGCGGCGGCGGTGGAAAACGCTAA
- the LOC104085573 gene encoding putative homeobox-leucine zipper protein ATHB-51: MDWNGNLRSFVSRPAPPDNSFNFLYSYNYDQYPGMEMKHAMQTPHSGVLPTMDKLNDNFAMNQLDKKKRLTSDQLESLENSFQEEIKLDPERKIKLAKELGLQPRQIAVWFQNRRARWKSKQLERLYDSLKQDYDLVSREKQKLQNEVLALRAILKEQATKKQVNSTVYTEISGEETVESTSMPSSNKTRGISTSNHQNNNMAECSYVFNVNNVEGFNPVMPPYWV; this comes from the exons ATGGACTGGAATGGGAATCTTAGATCCTTTGTTTCTCGACCTGCTCCTCCCgataattctttcaatttcctCTACAGCTACAATTATGACCAATATCCAG GTATGGAAATGAAGCATGCAATGCAAACACCACATAGTGGAGTGCTCCCAACAATGGACAAGTTGAACGACAACTTTGCAATGAATCAGTTGGATAAGAAGAAAAGATTGACAAGTGATCAGTTAGAGTCACTTGAAAACAGTTTTCAAGAAGAGATAAAACTTGACCCTGAAAGGAAAATTAAACTAGCTAAAGAACTTGGGTTGCAGCCTCGTCAAATTGCTGTTTGGTTTCAAAATAGGAGAGCTAGATGGAAGTCTAAGCAGCTCGAACGCCTCTATGATTCTCTTAAACAAGACTATGATTTAGTTTCTAGGGAAAAACAGAAGCTTCAAAATGAG GTGTTGGCATTAAGAGCAATTTTGAAGGAACAAGCTACAAAGAAACAAGTTAATTCCACAGTATACACTGAAATATCAGGTGAAGAGACAGTGGAAAGCACATCAATGCCAAGTTCAAACAAGACAAGAGGAATTAGTACAAGTAACCATCAGAATAATAATATGGCTGAATGTAGCTATGTTTTCAACGTTAATAATGTAGAAGGGTTTAATCCAGTGATGCCACCATATTGGGTTTAA